A region of Salvelinus namaycush isolate Seneca chromosome 9, SaNama_1.0, whole genome shotgun sequence DNA encodes the following proteins:
- the LOC120053968 gene encoding carnitine O-palmitoyltransferase 1, liver isoform-like isoform X2 — protein MRIQSSSRWCPVTERKGGSILLPVPEESRFKGIGVTHRAQRQHTHRKSSALVQRNSTVRNQIHCLLLFHFSKLEFNRFSRVFDVTGMAEAHQAVGFQFTVTPDGIDLHLSREVLKHIYLSGVTSWRKRAIRFKNGILTGVYPASPSSLLIVVIAIMSTIYARIDPSLGMIDTIKRTMSVSGYMTVQTQTVLSAILFSTGLWLSLILMLRYTLKALLSYHAWIFESHGKISFCTKLWLSLVKMLSGRRPLLYSFQTSLPRLPVPSVDDTITRYLESVRPLLDDEQYNQMEVVANDFKKDQAPKLQKYLILKSWWATNYVSDWWEEYIYLRGRSPIMVNSNFYAMDLLYVTPTHRQAARAGNVVHAMLQYRRKLERGEHAPLRALGVVPMCSSQMERMFNTTRIPGIETDFVQHLSDRKHLVVYHKGRFFKVWLYYGGRHLWPSELETQFQRILDDTTEPQPGELKLAALTAGNRVPWARARLKYFSQGVNKASLEAIETSAFFLSLDDEVHGYDPDKLRSLDLYAKSLLHGKCYDRWFDKSFTLIAYKNGKLGVNAEHSWADAPIIGHMWEYVLATDCFHLGYTEEGHCKGDINKGLPPPTKLQWDIPLECQEVIEESYMVAKDKGEFCLTYEASMTRMFREGRTETVRSCTSESTAFVRAMEDKNTMSAQRLDLFRKAADKHQNMYRLAMTGSGIDRHLFCLYIMSKYLSINSPFLKQVLSEPWRLSTSQTPQQQLNMVDIKKFPRYVGAGGGFGPVADDGYGVSYIIIGENLITFHISSKFSSPETDSYRFGQNIRQAMLDIRALFDQKDKKEKEM, from the exons GGTCTTCGACGTCACCGGGATGGCAGAGGCACATCAGGCAGTTGGCTTCCAGTTCACCGTCACCCCAGACGGCATCGACCTCCACCTGAGCCGCGAGGTACTCAAACACATCTACCTGTCGGGAGTGACGTCATGGAGAAAGCGCGCCATAAGATTTAAG aaTGGGATATTGACAGGGGTCTACCCTGCCAGCCCATCCAGTTTGCTGATCGTGGTGATAGCCATCATGAGCACCATATATGCTAGGATAGACCCATCACTGGGAATGATAGACACCATCAAGAGGACCATGTCTGTCAG TGGCTACATGACAGTGCAGACCCAGACAGTGCTGAGTGCCATCCTGTTTTCCACAGGGCTGTGGCTCTCTCTCATCCTCATGCTGAGGTACACTctcaaggcccttctctcctaCCACGCCTGGATCTTTGAGTCCCACGGCAAAATTAGCTTCTGCACCAAACTCTGGCTG AGTCTGGTGAAGATGTTATCTGGGCGCAGACCTCTCCTCTATAGCTTCCAGACCTCCCTACCCAGACTACCTGTGCCTAGCGTGGATGACACCATAAccagg TACCTGGAGTCAGTTCGCCCCCTGCTGGATGATGAGCAGTACAACCAGATGGAGGTGGTGGCCAATGACTTCAAGAAGGACCAGGCACCCAAACTCCAGAAATACCTCATCCTCAAATCCTGGTGGGCTACTAACTAT GTGAGTGATTGGTGGGAGGAGTACATCTACCTTAGAGGCAGGAGTCCCATCATGGTCAACAGTAACTTCTACGCCATG GATCTGCTGTACGTGactcccacacacagacaggcagctcGGGCAGGGAATGTTGTTCACGCTATGCTGCAGTACCGCCGCAAACTAGAGAGAGGAGAACATGCACCG TTGAGGGCTCTGGGGGTGGTGCCCATGTGTTCTTCTCAGATGGAGAGGATGTTCAACACCACACGTATCCCTGGTATAGAGACAG ACTTTGTTCAGCACCTGAGTGACCGGAAGCACCTGGTGGTGTACCATAAGGGCCGCTTCTTTAAGGTGTGGCTGTACTACGGGGGACGTCACCTCTGGCCCTCTGAGCTGGAGACTCAGTTCCAGAGGATCCTCGACGACACCACGGAGCCACAGCCTGGGGAACTCAAACTGGCTGCCCTCACAGCCGGCAACAG AGTTCCGTGGGCGCGGGCTCGTCTGAAGTACTTCAGCCAGGGTGTTAACAAAGCCTCTCTGGAGGCCATCGAGACGTCAGCTTTCTTCCTCAGCCTTGATGACGAGGTGCATGGTTATGACCCTGACAAGCTGAGGTCATTGGACCTGTATGCCAAGTCCCTGCTGCACGGGAAGTGCTATGACAG GTGGTTTGACAAATCTTTCACTCTGATCGCTTATAAGAACGGTAAACTGGGGGTTAATGCAGAACACTCGTGGGCAGACGCTCCCATTATAGGACACATGTGGGAG TATGTCCTAGCAACGGACTGCTTCCATCTGGGCTACACAGAGGAGGGGCACTGCAAAGGAGACATCAACAAGGGCCTGCCTCCCCCCACCAAACTACAATGGGACATTCCACTGGAG TGCCAGGAGGTCATTGAGGAGTCCTACATGGTTGCCAAG GATAAGGGGGAGTTCTGTCTGACGTATGAGGCCTCGATGACCCGGATGTTCCGTGAGGGTAGGACAGAGACGGTTCGCTCCTGCACCTCAGAGTCCACAGCCTTTGTCAGAGCCATGGAGGACAAGAACACTATG AGTGCCCAAAGGTTGGACCTCTTCCGGAAGGCCGCAGACAAACACCAGAACATGTACCGTCTGGCCATGACAGGCTCTGGCATCGACAGACACCTCTTCTGTCTCTACATCATGTCTAAGTACCTCAGCATCAACTCACCATTCCTCAAACAG GTGTTGTCAGAACCCTGGAGGTTGTCCACTAGTCAGACTCCTCAACAGCAGCTCAACATGGTTGACATAAAGAAGTTCCCCAGATACGTGGGCGCAGGAGGGGGGTTCGGCCCT GTGGCTGATGACGGCTATGGCGTCTCTTACATCATTATAGGAGAGAACCTCATCACATTCCACATCTCCAGCAAGTTTTCCAGCCCTGAGACG GACTCGTACCGCTTTGGACAGAACATTCGACAGGCCATGCTGGACATTCGTGCGCTATTCGACCAAAAAGacaagaaggagaaagagatgtGA
- the sephs1 gene encoding selenide, water dikinase 1 — MSVRESFNPESYELDKSFRLTRFTELKGTGCKVPQDVLQKLLEALQENHYQEDEQFLGAVMPRLGIGMDTCVIPLRHGGLSLVQTTDYIYPIVDDPYMMGRIACANVLSDLYAMGVTECDNMLMLLGISNKLSEKERDKVMPLIIQGFKDASEEAGTSVTGGQTVLNPWVVLGGVATTVCQPNEFIMPDNAVPGDVLVLTKPLGTQVAVAVHQWLDIPDKWNKIKLVVTQEDVELAYQEAMMNMARLNRTAAGLMHTFNAHAATDITGFGILGHAQTLARQQRSEVSFVIHNLPVLAKMAAVSKACGNMFGLMHGTCPETSGGLLICLPREQAARFCAEIKSPKYGEGHQAWIIGIVEKGNRTARIIDKPRIIEVAPQLSTQNVNPTPGATS, encoded by the exons ATGTCGGTCAGAGAGTCGTTTAACCCAGAGAGCTACGAGCTAGACAAGAGCTTCAGACTCACACGCTTCACTGAGCTCAAAGGAACGGGCTGCAAG GTGCCCCAGGATGTGCTACAGAAGCTTCTAGAAGCCCTGCAGGAGAACCACTATCAGGAGGATGAACAGTTCCTTGGGGCTGTCATGCCCAGACTTG GCATTGGTATGGACACCTGTGTCATCCCCCTCCGACACGGGGGCCTTTCTCTCGTCCAGACGACAGACTACATCTACCCCATAGTGGACGACCCCTACATGATG GGGCGAATTGCATGTGCCAACGTTCTAAGTGACCTGTATGCCATGGGAGTGACGGAATGTGACAACATGCTGATGCTACTGGGGATCAGTAACAAACTGTCAGAAAAG GAGCGGGACAAGGTGATGCCTCTGATCATCCAGGGTTTCAAAGACGCGTCAGAGGAAGCAGGCACGTCTGTGACGGGGGGACAGACGGTGCTTAACCCCTGGGTGGTCCTGGGGGGTGTGGCCACCACCGTCTGTCAACCCAATGAGTTCATCAT GCCAGATAACGCAGTGCCAGGAGATGTGTTGGTGCTCACCAAGCCTCTGGGGACTCAGGTGGCTGTGGCTGTACACCAGTGGCTGGACATC CCTGACAAGTGGAATAAGATCAAGCTAGTGGTGACTCAGGAGGATGTAGAGCTGGCCTATCAGGAAGCCATGATGAACATGGCCCGGCTCAACAGGACAG CCGCTGGTCTGATGCACACCTTCAATGCTCACGCTGCCACTGACATCACTGGCTTCGGGATCCTGGGCCACGCCCAGACATTGGCACGGCAACAGCGTAGCGAGGTGTCGTTCGTCATCCACAACCTCCCCGTGCTCGCCAAGATGGCAGCTGTGTCCAAGGCCTGCGGGAATATGTTCGGACTCATGCACGGAACCTGCCCTGAGACATCAG GGGGTCTGTTGATCTGTCTTCCCAGGGAGCAGGCAGCTCGTTTCTGCGCTGAGATCAAATCTCCTAAATACGGCGAGGGCCACCAGGCCTGGATCATCGGCATCGTGGAGAAGGGCAACCGTACCGCCCGCATTATCGATAAACCACGAATCATTGAGGTCGCTCCTCAGCTCTCCACACAGAATGTCAACCCCACACCCGGCGCAACCTCATAA
- the LOC120053968 gene encoding carnitine O-palmitoyltransferase 1, liver isoform-like isoform X3 has translation MAEAHQAVGFQFTVTPDGIDLHLSREVLKHIYLSGVTSWRKRAIRFKNGILTGVYPASPSSLLIVVIAIMSTIYARIDPSLGMIDTIKRTMSVSGYMTVQTQTVLSAILFSTGLWLSLILMLRYTLKALLSYHAWIFESHGKISFCTKLWLSLVKMLSGRRPLLYSFQTSLPRLPVPSVDDTITRYLESVRPLLDDEQYNQMEVVANDFKKDQAPKLQKYLILKSWWATNYVSDWWEEYIYLRGRSPIMVNSNFYAMDLLYVTPTHRQAARAGNVVHAMLQYRRKLERGEHAPLRALGVVPMCSSQMERMFNTTRIPGIETDFVQHLSDRKHLVVYHKGRFFKVWLYYGGRHLWPSELETQFQRILDDTTEPQPGELKLAALTAGNRVPWARARLKYFSQGVNKASLEAIETSAFFLSLDDEVHGYDPDKLRSLDLYAKSLLHGKCYDRWFDKSFTLIAYKNGKLGVNAEHSWADAPIIGHMWEYVLATDCFHLGYTEEGHCKGDINKGLPPPTKLQWDIPLECQEVIEESYMVAKVIADDVDFHGCLFDEFGKGLIKKSRTSPDAFIQLALQLAQFRDKGEFCLTYEASMTRMFREGRTETVRSCTSESTAFVRAMEDKNTMSAQRLDLFRKAADKHQNMYRLAMTGSGIDRHLFCLYIMSKYLSINSPFLKQVLSEPWRLSTSQTPQQQLNMVDIKKFPRYVGAGGGFGPVADDGYGVSYIIIGENLITFHISSKFSSPETDSYRFGQNIRQAMLDIRALFDQKDKKEKEM, from the exons ATGGCAGAGGCACATCAGGCAGTTGGCTTCCAGTTCACCGTCACCCCAGACGGCATCGACCTCCACCTGAGCCGCGAGGTACTCAAACACATCTACCTGTCGGGAGTGACGTCATGGAGAAAGCGCGCCATAAGATTTAAG aaTGGGATATTGACAGGGGTCTACCCTGCCAGCCCATCCAGTTTGCTGATCGTGGTGATAGCCATCATGAGCACCATATATGCTAGGATAGACCCATCACTGGGAATGATAGACACCATCAAGAGGACCATGTCTGTCAG TGGCTACATGACAGTGCAGACCCAGACAGTGCTGAGTGCCATCCTGTTTTCCACAGGGCTGTGGCTCTCTCTCATCCTCATGCTGAGGTACACTctcaaggcccttctctcctaCCACGCCTGGATCTTTGAGTCCCACGGCAAAATTAGCTTCTGCACCAAACTCTGGCTG AGTCTGGTGAAGATGTTATCTGGGCGCAGACCTCTCCTCTATAGCTTCCAGACCTCCCTACCCAGACTACCTGTGCCTAGCGTGGATGACACCATAAccagg TACCTGGAGTCAGTTCGCCCCCTGCTGGATGATGAGCAGTACAACCAGATGGAGGTGGTGGCCAATGACTTCAAGAAGGACCAGGCACCCAAACTCCAGAAATACCTCATCCTCAAATCCTGGTGGGCTACTAACTAT GTGAGTGATTGGTGGGAGGAGTACATCTACCTTAGAGGCAGGAGTCCCATCATGGTCAACAGTAACTTCTACGCCATG GATCTGCTGTACGTGactcccacacacagacaggcagctcGGGCAGGGAATGTTGTTCACGCTATGCTGCAGTACCGCCGCAAACTAGAGAGAGGAGAACATGCACCG TTGAGGGCTCTGGGGGTGGTGCCCATGTGTTCTTCTCAGATGGAGAGGATGTTCAACACCACACGTATCCCTGGTATAGAGACAG ACTTTGTTCAGCACCTGAGTGACCGGAAGCACCTGGTGGTGTACCATAAGGGCCGCTTCTTTAAGGTGTGGCTGTACTACGGGGGACGTCACCTCTGGCCCTCTGAGCTGGAGACTCAGTTCCAGAGGATCCTCGACGACACCACGGAGCCACAGCCTGGGGAACTCAAACTGGCTGCCCTCACAGCCGGCAACAG AGTTCCGTGGGCGCGGGCTCGTCTGAAGTACTTCAGCCAGGGTGTTAACAAAGCCTCTCTGGAGGCCATCGAGACGTCAGCTTTCTTCCTCAGCCTTGATGACGAGGTGCATGGTTATGACCCTGACAAGCTGAGGTCATTGGACCTGTATGCCAAGTCCCTGCTGCACGGGAAGTGCTATGACAG GTGGTTTGACAAATCTTTCACTCTGATCGCTTATAAGAACGGTAAACTGGGGGTTAATGCAGAACACTCGTGGGCAGACGCTCCCATTATAGGACACATGTGGGAG TATGTCCTAGCAACGGACTGCTTCCATCTGGGCTACACAGAGGAGGGGCACTGCAAAGGAGACATCAACAAGGGCCTGCCTCCCCCCACCAAACTACAATGGGACATTCCACTGGAG TGCCAGGAGGTCATTGAGGAGTCCTACATGGTTGCCAAGGTGATCGCTGATGATGTGGACTTTCATGGCTGTCTGTTTGATGAGTTTGGGAAAGGCCTGATCAAGAAGAGTAGGACCAGTCCTGATGCCTTTATACAGCTAGCACTGCAGCTGGCCCAATTCAGG GATAAGGGGGAGTTCTGTCTGACGTATGAGGCCTCGATGACCCGGATGTTCCGTGAGGGTAGGACAGAGACGGTTCGCTCCTGCACCTCAGAGTCCACAGCCTTTGTCAGAGCCATGGAGGACAAGAACACTATG AGTGCCCAAAGGTTGGACCTCTTCCGGAAGGCCGCAGACAAACACCAGAACATGTACCGTCTGGCCATGACAGGCTCTGGCATCGACAGACACCTCTTCTGTCTCTACATCATGTCTAAGTACCTCAGCATCAACTCACCATTCCTCAAACAG GTGTTGTCAGAACCCTGGAGGTTGTCCACTAGTCAGACTCCTCAACAGCAGCTCAACATGGTTGACATAAAGAAGTTCCCCAGATACGTGGGCGCAGGAGGGGGGTTCGGCCCT GTGGCTGATGACGGCTATGGCGTCTCTTACATCATTATAGGAGAGAACCTCATCACATTCCACATCTCCAGCAAGTTTTCCAGCCCTGAGACG GACTCGTACCGCTTTGGACAGAACATTCGACAGGCCATGCTGGACATTCGTGCGCTATTCGACCAAAAAGacaagaaggagaaagagatgtGA
- the LOC120053968 gene encoding carnitine O-palmitoyltransferase 1, liver isoform-like isoform X1, whose protein sequence is MRIQSSSRWCPVTERKGGSILLPVPEESRFKGIGVTHRAQRQHTHRKSSALVQRNSTVRNQIHCLLLFHFSKLEFNRFSRVFDVTGMAEAHQAVGFQFTVTPDGIDLHLSREVLKHIYLSGVTSWRKRAIRFKNGILTGVYPASPSSLLIVVIAIMSTIYARIDPSLGMIDTIKRTMSVSGYMTVQTQTVLSAILFSTGLWLSLILMLRYTLKALLSYHAWIFESHGKISFCTKLWLSLVKMLSGRRPLLYSFQTSLPRLPVPSVDDTITRYLESVRPLLDDEQYNQMEVVANDFKKDQAPKLQKYLILKSWWATNYVSDWWEEYIYLRGRSPIMVNSNFYAMDLLYVTPTHRQAARAGNVVHAMLQYRRKLERGEHAPLRALGVVPMCSSQMERMFNTTRIPGIETDFVQHLSDRKHLVVYHKGRFFKVWLYYGGRHLWPSELETQFQRILDDTTEPQPGELKLAALTAGNRVPWARARLKYFSQGVNKASLEAIETSAFFLSLDDEVHGYDPDKLRSLDLYAKSLLHGKCYDRWFDKSFTLIAYKNGKLGVNAEHSWADAPIIGHMWEYVLATDCFHLGYTEEGHCKGDINKGLPPPTKLQWDIPLECQEVIEESYMVAKVIADDVDFHGCLFDEFGKGLIKKSRTSPDAFIQLALQLAQFRDKGEFCLTYEASMTRMFREGRTETVRSCTSESTAFVRAMEDKNTMSAQRLDLFRKAADKHQNMYRLAMTGSGIDRHLFCLYIMSKYLSINSPFLKQVLSEPWRLSTSQTPQQQLNMVDIKKFPRYVGAGGGFGPVADDGYGVSYIIIGENLITFHISSKFSSPETDSYRFGQNIRQAMLDIRALFDQKDKKEKEM, encoded by the exons GGTCTTCGACGTCACCGGGATGGCAGAGGCACATCAGGCAGTTGGCTTCCAGTTCACCGTCACCCCAGACGGCATCGACCTCCACCTGAGCCGCGAGGTACTCAAACACATCTACCTGTCGGGAGTGACGTCATGGAGAAAGCGCGCCATAAGATTTAAG aaTGGGATATTGACAGGGGTCTACCCTGCCAGCCCATCCAGTTTGCTGATCGTGGTGATAGCCATCATGAGCACCATATATGCTAGGATAGACCCATCACTGGGAATGATAGACACCATCAAGAGGACCATGTCTGTCAG TGGCTACATGACAGTGCAGACCCAGACAGTGCTGAGTGCCATCCTGTTTTCCACAGGGCTGTGGCTCTCTCTCATCCTCATGCTGAGGTACACTctcaaggcccttctctcctaCCACGCCTGGATCTTTGAGTCCCACGGCAAAATTAGCTTCTGCACCAAACTCTGGCTG AGTCTGGTGAAGATGTTATCTGGGCGCAGACCTCTCCTCTATAGCTTCCAGACCTCCCTACCCAGACTACCTGTGCCTAGCGTGGATGACACCATAAccagg TACCTGGAGTCAGTTCGCCCCCTGCTGGATGATGAGCAGTACAACCAGATGGAGGTGGTGGCCAATGACTTCAAGAAGGACCAGGCACCCAAACTCCAGAAATACCTCATCCTCAAATCCTGGTGGGCTACTAACTAT GTGAGTGATTGGTGGGAGGAGTACATCTACCTTAGAGGCAGGAGTCCCATCATGGTCAACAGTAACTTCTACGCCATG GATCTGCTGTACGTGactcccacacacagacaggcagctcGGGCAGGGAATGTTGTTCACGCTATGCTGCAGTACCGCCGCAAACTAGAGAGAGGAGAACATGCACCG TTGAGGGCTCTGGGGGTGGTGCCCATGTGTTCTTCTCAGATGGAGAGGATGTTCAACACCACACGTATCCCTGGTATAGAGACAG ACTTTGTTCAGCACCTGAGTGACCGGAAGCACCTGGTGGTGTACCATAAGGGCCGCTTCTTTAAGGTGTGGCTGTACTACGGGGGACGTCACCTCTGGCCCTCTGAGCTGGAGACTCAGTTCCAGAGGATCCTCGACGACACCACGGAGCCACAGCCTGGGGAACTCAAACTGGCTGCCCTCACAGCCGGCAACAG AGTTCCGTGGGCGCGGGCTCGTCTGAAGTACTTCAGCCAGGGTGTTAACAAAGCCTCTCTGGAGGCCATCGAGACGTCAGCTTTCTTCCTCAGCCTTGATGACGAGGTGCATGGTTATGACCCTGACAAGCTGAGGTCATTGGACCTGTATGCCAAGTCCCTGCTGCACGGGAAGTGCTATGACAG GTGGTTTGACAAATCTTTCACTCTGATCGCTTATAAGAACGGTAAACTGGGGGTTAATGCAGAACACTCGTGGGCAGACGCTCCCATTATAGGACACATGTGGGAG TATGTCCTAGCAACGGACTGCTTCCATCTGGGCTACACAGAGGAGGGGCACTGCAAAGGAGACATCAACAAGGGCCTGCCTCCCCCCACCAAACTACAATGGGACATTCCACTGGAG TGCCAGGAGGTCATTGAGGAGTCCTACATGGTTGCCAAGGTGATCGCTGATGATGTGGACTTTCATGGCTGTCTGTTTGATGAGTTTGGGAAAGGCCTGATCAAGAAGAGTAGGACCAGTCCTGATGCCTTTATACAGCTAGCACTGCAGCTGGCCCAATTCAGG GATAAGGGGGAGTTCTGTCTGACGTATGAGGCCTCGATGACCCGGATGTTCCGTGAGGGTAGGACAGAGACGGTTCGCTCCTGCACCTCAGAGTCCACAGCCTTTGTCAGAGCCATGGAGGACAAGAACACTATG AGTGCCCAAAGGTTGGACCTCTTCCGGAAGGCCGCAGACAAACACCAGAACATGTACCGTCTGGCCATGACAGGCTCTGGCATCGACAGACACCTCTTCTGTCTCTACATCATGTCTAAGTACCTCAGCATCAACTCACCATTCCTCAAACAG GTGTTGTCAGAACCCTGGAGGTTGTCCACTAGTCAGACTCCTCAACAGCAGCTCAACATGGTTGACATAAAGAAGTTCCCCAGATACGTGGGCGCAGGAGGGGGGTTCGGCCCT GTGGCTGATGACGGCTATGGCGTCTCTTACATCATTATAGGAGAGAACCTCATCACATTCCACATCTCCAGCAAGTTTTCCAGCCCTGAGACG GACTCGTACCGCTTTGGACAGAACATTCGACAGGCCATGCTGGACATTCGTGCGCTATTCGACCAAAAAGacaagaaggagaaagagatgtGA